Within Bacillus sp. FJAT-45350, the genomic segment AGATGCCCATGCTTCAAAGTGAAGTGTATAATCGGATCATTGAAAATCAAGACAGAATGAGTAAATCTCAAAAGAAAATAGCAAGCTATTTAATTAATAATACGGAAACAGCTCCCTTTTTAACCGCTTCAAAGTTAGCCAAAAATGTTGGTGTTGGGGAAGCAACAGTGATTCGTTTTGCTGTCTTTCTTGATTACAAAGGTTATCCTGATTTACAAAGACATTTACAAGAGGCCTTGAAACGTAAATGGACGTCTGCAGAGGTATTCGCAAGAACAACTGATGCAACTGATGTACCAGAAAGTGCATTAAAGGAAATACTTTCTGATGATATTCAAAATCTAAAAACAACGTTGCAACAAATCGAACCAGAAGTTTTTCAACAGGCTGTGCAAGATATTGTTAAGGCGAAGCGAATTTATATCATTGCATATCGTAGCGCCACTAGTCTAGGTTTGTTTTTAGAGTTTTATTTAGATTTAGTTCTTCAAAATACTGAAATGGTTCGTAAGGCTGATGGTGTTTCAGAACATTTGCTAGATTTAACAGAAGAAGATTTAGTAATCGGATTTGGTTTTGCTCGTTACACAAAACGGACAGTCGAAGTGATGAAGTATGCAAAGCAACGGGGGGCTAAGACATTGGTAATTACAGATCATCTCATGTCACCCCTCGTACCATACGGTAATAGAACATTATTAGCGGCAACGGAAATTAACTCATTTATTGATTCTTTTTCTGCACCATTAAGTATTGTAAGTGCACTTATTACAGCGGTTACTCGTTCAGAGCAGAATAAAGTTGAAACAAGGCTGAATCAGCTTGAGGACCTTTGGGATAACTTTGGTGTTTTTCATGAATGAATTAAATTTCATGTGATTGGAAAAACTGGTTTGCAAGTGAAGAATACGTGGTATTGAAGTGTAACTAGTTAAAGGAGGAAGATGTAATGTCTATCCAACTAAAGCTAATGATACACAAAATAATAAAGAAATTAAAGGTTAGAACAGAAAGGCGATCAGGCTTTTCACAGCAAGAGGAATGGTTAGATAATAACAACGAATATGCTGTCATGTTAGACTATGAAATTCGCTCCAAGATTGTGTAAATATAAAGACCAAAGCCCCATTCAGTTGAATGGGGCTTTCTTATGGCTTAGGAAATTAATAAATACTTAAGCTGTGGATAAGTGAAAGCTAATTCAAAGAAGGGCAATGGCTCCGCCCACTACGCGTATAGCGCCAAGAAACCCACTTGTCACTATACTTAGC encodes:
- a CDS encoding MurR/RpiR family transcriptional regulator, giving the protein MLQSEVYNRIIENQDRMSKSQKKIASYLINNTETAPFLTASKLAKNVGVGEATVIRFAVFLDYKGYPDLQRHLQEALKRKWTSAEVFARTTDATDVPESALKEILSDDIQNLKTTLQQIEPEVFQQAVQDIVKAKRIYIIAYRSATSLGLFLEFYLDLVLQNTEMVRKADGVSEHLLDLTEEDLVIGFGFARYTKRTVEVMKYAKQRGAKTLVITDHLMSPLVPYGNRTLLAATEINSFIDSFSAPLSIVSALITAVTRSEQNKVETRLNQLEDLWDNFGVFHE